In the Hermetia illucens chromosome 1, iHerIll2.2.curated.20191125, whole genome shotgun sequence genome, tttgatcacctcgaaaatcggtcAGGAATTCAGAAACCGTCTGAGCTCTATCTCTAAATTCGATAcgttggaactactctgggtacctggccaCCGTGGTGTTCGGAGAAATAAAATCcgggatgctttagcaaaagagggttcaatcttcCTTATGGcaagaccggaaccagcaattggggtatcagtagtaTTGGTttaggctgtcttcaaaaactgggaacaagcatcccataatgacagatggcagAGTCTAAATGCTGTTAGATATACCAaattcttcctgtcagaaccaaacatgataccgcaaagtttatcgttTCGAAAAGCGTGAGAACATACAAGAGTATCgaaggcattctgacaggctcaTAATTCACTCACAATTCATAATTCCGAACAGGAATTCTTCACGATGATACGTTTCCGCTCCTGCAATGACGAAGTGGAAGCCAGTTCAGTTGCAatggaaatcctgtgataccGGAACGAATCCCTGATTTTTCGTTGGACAGGGGAATCGAGTTCAATGGCCACCACGgtgtgagtgctcagaggccaTAGCTTCTCTCCCAACACAAACTCCTCTCCTCTTCTGCCAGGACAGGAAAAGGAGCTACCCGTGAAGAAGTAGCCAAAAGAACATGCAGGACCGAGTTTCAGATGAGAATCGTTTTTCTTCTCCGTCTCGGGCGCGGGATAGAATCAAAACCCAATGATGTACGTCTTTCATGCACTGATACTCGAATCCGCGGTAATCAAGACTGACTTCGTCCAGCTAAAAAGCTTGGATCCCCAATACACCATCTCCACTTGGAAGCTAGAACTTATTGCACAACAATTGGAGAGATATAAAAAGATTTGGATATGTCAATCAAAGGAAGAGATTCTAAACTATTGTATGCAAAACACCAGTTGATATGGAAGCGATTTATACCATTAGAGAGCAGAGCCGCTTGGTTCAGGCTTCAGAGTACTGTGTTAGGTCTTATGAAGCTTTAATACGAAATATTTCAGAACACATGATACTTTAATTTATCATCTAATTATCTctgattttgaattttctgaAAACACTTACTTTTATTCACTTATTAGATTTAAAGTGTGCCTAATATAATTTATGAACAGAACATAAAGGACAAGACATCATCTACAATTCAAATCTTTTGAACACCCAGAAACATTCCTCCCTTTGGAGTTAATACCCCCTTTGCAGGATCAAAGGTCAATGGAATAGATGTTTTGGAGCAGGGTGCGAACTTatagttttttaataaaactatCAAACCAACTTTTGTCTGCATTTTGCCGAAACGTAATCCAACACAGTTCCTGGGTCCATCACCGAAAGGCAAAAATGACATGGGATGACGGCGTTTTACTTCCTCCGCTACAAAGCGTTCCGGATCAAACACTTCAGGGTTCGGATATATATCTGGGTCATGATGTATAGCGTACGCAGGAATGAATATCTCGGTTCCTTTTTCCATTATCGTTTTTGAATTAGgaagttggtaatcacgagcaGCTTTTCTTATCAGGCTTATGACGGGGGGGTATTTCCTCAACACCTCTGAAATATTTAAGAAGAAACTAAATCattgatagtaaaaatgataaaaGGTGTTCTTACCGTTTATTATTTGCTCAAGGTATGTCATTTCTTGCATAGCCTCGTACGACAGCTTGCCATCATGATTGGCTAAAATAGCATTTATCTCCTGCCTTGCCTTCTCTTGGATATCAGGGTTCAAGGCTAATTCGTACAAAGAATACATCATAGTGGTGGATGATGTTTCAAAGCCagcaatgaaaaataagaaggcttgAGCCGCTAGTTGGTTTAAGCTAAGCTTCCCCAGCTTCGTGGACTCCTCATCATTCTTATCCTCTTCTCTATTCATCTGAATTAGTAGATCCATGAAATCATTACGCCTAACGTTATTTTTTTCGCGGTACTCAATTGTTTTTCGTACGCTTTCGATAAAAAATGTTTCCACTTGTTTTTCGGTAACCCGAACATGAAGCTTTCGTGCTAGCTCTGGATACTGAATAACTAAAAGGTGCATAAATGGGGTTAAATTAGGCTCATCGGAAAATTTCCTGCCATAGTAGCGGAAGCTAGCATTGGGATCCTTTAAACAATTGCAATCGACACCAAAAGCGCAAGATCCAATGACGTCGGTTGTGAATCTGGCCAAAAGGTCCTTCATTTCCAACACGGATTCTGTCTTTAAAATGTCTGACAGGGTTTCATTAAATTGTTCTGCCACATCTACAACAGTCGGCAGCATGAACTTCATTTTCCCGGATGTGAAAGTTGGTGATAATTTGGATCGTATGGATTTCCACTTCTCGCCATCTAAAGAAAACATATGGGCGGATAGTGGGTCGTCCTCTTCATTGACATACATCCCACGA is a window encoding:
- the LOC119646334 gene encoding cytochrome P450 6A1-like, with the translated sequence MDLSIFLWLVVGVISTIFLFFKRKYSYWKDRGIEYVEPSFPLGNLSFGNKHIAEFIQNIYKYKEKSSLIGAYIIWKPIAVPTDLDLIQKILVKDFNSFHARGMYVNEEDDPLSAHMFSLDGEKWKSIRSKLSPTFTSGKMKFMLPTVVDVAEQFNETLSDILKTESVLEMKDLLARFTTDVIGSCAFGVDCNCLKDPNASFRYYGRKFSDEPNLTPFMHLLVIQYPELARKLHVRVTEKQVETFFIESVRKTIEYREKNNVRRNDFMDLLIQMNREEDKNDEESTKLGKLSLNQLAAQAFLFFIAGFETSSTTMMYSLYELALNPDIQEKARQEINAILANHDGKLSYEAMQEMTYLEQIINEVLRKYPPVISLIRKAARDYQLPNSKTIMEKGTEIFIPAYAIHHDPDIYPNPEVFDPERFVAEEVKRRHPMSFLPFGDGPRNCVGLRFGKMQTKVGLIVLLKNYKFAPCSKTSIPLTFDPAKGVLTPKGGMFLGVQKI